The sequence TTTAGTTTTATGAttaatgaataaaggaaaataattactATAAAAGTTTGAAGGACGAAAACACCAAAaattgtaaatatctcaaaattaTCCAATTTTTTACTTGTAAGCCCTCAATTTATGGACTACACCCAAACCTAAGGCTAAAAAACTGTCCTTAAATTTCCTAATGCGAGTGTAATTAAATTCATATATCCTGTCTTATATCTACAGTCTTCAGACCCAAGAGTCACTTGCCAAAATATCTATCTTTGCGTTAACTCTTAACTCGTTTTAGGCGTAGGCTAACCAGGACGTCTGATATATAGAAATGCCTAGCAAGTATTACATAATTCCTTATGAGAAGTTTCATATTCCAAAAATATATGCTTCGCAGACTTTGCAATGCTCAGTAACTGATCAATCGTTACCACAAGGTGATCAAAACATTTCAGAGTGGTGAGTGCAGTATTCTTGCATGGACACTAAAGGCAAGGGAAGAATTTACACGTAAACCTGGCTTCTTGTGGGAGTGACAAATTGTATTTGCGACAAGTATTCCTTCTATTCATCAATACTTTACAGCCTCTTGGTGCTCACAGACAACagccagaaaataataaaaaagagagagagatagctctacCACACACATCGATTCCAAAGCATATTACTCTCAATATACCAAGACCAAAACATATAAATCTGTTTCAGTTGTAGCTAATCTTAGCCACCACCACATAATACTGTACCAGAAATTACTTAATAGTGTTTTAAACCAAAGACTTCTAAATTCTAACTGTGCAATGTGTCAATAATATTCACCTCCAAATACTAGTCGAGATCTTATAAGCCAAATGTATGATGAGacttattgtaaataaaatatcaattatctcattagaatattttatgttattagcccttttacccccaggctatttggaaatttccaacccttaacccccaggggttaatttttttcaagcacattttgcagtatatattttttaaattgctctaacagccttaatttttgtcatagagtggtcaggttggtctcattctcttggaaaatgcctgaagtttctcaaaaaaaattatcaaaaatatgcaaaaaaaaaaaaaaattaaaaaagcatttttttgcaagaacgtaacggtacgtccatgggggtaaggggatgagttttgtgaaacgtaccagtacgtcctttgggggtaaaagggttaaaggaaaatattttttcataaaatcagcAGAGCATGATATGGCTATGATTttcacaacatacatacatacacatttcttttatctatttatacttaatgtatctatctatctatctatatatatatatatatatatatatatatatatatatatatatatatatatatatatatatatatataaaatgcacatgCAGCTATGGGGTAAGTAGACACTGCTTAGAACTTTTATGAATGACCACATACAACGCAAGGTGCAGTAATAGCAAGAACACTTACGGGACGGGACATATTGTATTATCTGACTTACCATAGAATTTCTGATGGATTCATCATTACAAGATGTTTGGTTTTAATATTCCAAACCCTTTCTGCCCTGGATAAATGCCGAGGTGTTGATTGCAGTAAGATTAAAAAGGCAGAGGATATCACCACACACCTGAAAGTTTTCAATACTTGATTATCTGTTACAGATCTGTTTTGTTAACAAATAAGATTCGGCACGAATGGGTATGTAGAATATATTACTCAGTGAGGCGAacttaaaaaatcataatacaatGGAAGGAGAAATTGATTTATAAGATCTGTATGAAGTTTCTTTCAGaggaatttttatcattttatcatataattatacagtatatataaacatattaatccTAATACTATCTcaagtttcttcttattattattattatcattattattattattattattatcatcatcatcattattataactagctaagctacaaccctacttggaaaagcaggataccattagccctagggctctaacagtgaaaaatagccaagtgaagaaaggaaataaggaaataaatatactactgctatatgaaaagtaataaacaattaaaataaaatatttcaaaaacagtaacatcattaaaacaacttttatataaaaaatataaaatgagacatatgtcagcttgttcaacataaaaaaaatttgctgcaagtttgaacttttgaagttttactgattcaactattcaattaggaagatcattccacaacattgtcacaagtggaataaaacttctagaatactgtgtagtattgagcctcatggtggagaaggcctggatattagaattaccATATAATGTCAATAAATATGCTCTATGTTAAGTAAACCCTTCAGTTAGTGATACCTTTGAAGTGTCCTCATAATTACCTAAAAACTGATGCTCAAAattcacaaacttaccaagccATCAATTTGGTATAGAATGTGGAGTCCTCTTGTACATCCTGACTCCGATGTATCGAAGCATTCGTAACTGATCCAGCGTCCACAAGGCTCGCGGAGTCTTCTTGTAAATCCTGGCTCCAATGTATCGAAGCATTCGTAACTGATCCAGCGTCCACAAGACTCGCGGGGTCTTCTTGTAAATCCTGACTCCGATGTATCGAAGCATTCGTAGCTGATCCGGCGTCCACAAGACTCGCGGGGTCTTCTTGTAAATCCTGCCTCTGATGTATCGAAGCATTCGTAACTGATCCGGCGTCCACAAGACTCGCGGAGTCTTCTTGTAAATCCTGGCTCCGATGTATCGAAGCATTCGTAACTGATCCGGCGTCCACAAGGCTCGCGGAGTCTTCTTGTAAATCCTGGCTCCGATGTATCGAAGCATTCGTAACTGATCCGGCGTCCACAAGGCTCGCGGAGTCTTCTTGTAAATCCTGGCTCCGATGTATCGAAGCATTCGTAACTGACCCGGCGTCCACAAGACTGGCGGAGTCTTCTTGTAAATCCTGGCTCCGATGTATCAAAGCATTCGTAGCTGATCCAGCGTCCACAAGACTCGTCCACAAGACTGGCGGAGTCTTCTTGTAAATCCTGGCTCCGATGTATCGAAGCATTCGTAGCTGATCCAGCGTCCACAAGACTCGTGGAGTCTTCTTGTAATCCTGACTCCGATGTATCGAAGCATTCGTAGCTGATCCAGCGTCCACAAGACTCGCGGGGTCTTCTTGTAATCCTGACTCCGATGTATCGAAGCATTCGTAACTGATCCAGCGTCCACAAGACTCGCGGGGTCTTCTTGTAAATCCTGACTCCGATGTATCGAAGCATTCGTAACTGATCCAGCGTCCACAAGACTCGCGGGGTCTTCTTGTAAATCCTGACTCCGATGTATCGAAGCATTCGTAACTGATCCAGCGTCCACAAGGCTTGTGGGGTCTTTTTGTAAATCCTGGCTATGTATTGAAGCATCTTTAACTGATTCAGCGTCCTGGTTGGCAATTTAGTGTGCAGCAAATCTCTTTAGTCATTCCAATACAAAATTGATTCGATACAACCCAAGTTGCTAAGTAACGTTTTGATTATTATAACTGGATTCGTTGAACTTAAGAgagatttttcaatatatttacgaTATAATGATGAGGCTATATTTGAATACATGAAAAATTTACTTTCTGGAAAAAGCAAATAGCAGTGTGCTTTGAGGTATCTTGTACTTTACAACTTGATTTACTCAGTAATCTTACTATTCCATTACCATGATCACTATACTTGATCATCTCTGGTTTCAGATATGAAGCAGAGTTTTTCTTCAGGGAGAATTAATATTTCAAAAGGTAGTTAACGTTATTTTGTAACagcattttaattgaaaaaaaaaaaaataaaccaacttTAAAGGGATTTGATATCTCGAGAGGTAGTTAACTTTACTTTTTAACTACCATTGGGTTCTTCTGTAACTACTGCTTTGCTTTTAGCTCATCTTTGAAATAGAGTTGGTTTAGTTAACTGTTGCTgtgtaatttattttacaaaaaagttgctttttaaatatgaaaaatttagagataatttgtatttttccaaacaaataACAGAAGCTTTGATGGTATGCGAACAAACTAAGTTTATTGGCCCGAATACCGTATCTGAATTTAGCGGTCTGAAAGAGATTGTAATAGGCAACATTATCAATTTTAAGGTTCTATCGACCTAACTTTACTTCACTTTTTCTAGAATTAACTTGAGTTGTATTGAATCAACTTCAATAATGTACTGAAATGACTGATAACGTCCGTATTAGGTCTTGAAGTGATGCCTCGTCTGTAGAGaaataaatttacattaatttcttaTAAGATTAATTATCACACAAATGTTCCTTTAATGAATTTAGCCTCTTATACAAGAaagtttaaagtattattattattattattattattattattattattatcatcatcatcatcattactgtatAGGATCTTTTGAAAACATAGCACATCTTTAGCAAATCTATCAGTAAATGAAAAGTAGAATACTGTACttgaaaaatcttattttcattagtaaaataaatttttgaatatacttacccgataatcatgtagctgtcaactccgttgcccgacagaattctacggaagggatacgccagcgatcgctatacaagaggggggtgtactcacaagcgccacctgtggccaggtactgcagtacttcttgttgacaccacttcaatttttcctcggtccactggttctatggggaggaagggtgggtcaattaaatcatgattatcgggtaagtatattcaaaaatttattttactaatgaaaataaaatttttcaatattaaacttacccgataatcatgtagctgattcacacccagggaggtgggtgaaaaccagtgtacatgtatatcaagaagctaagtatcccgtatttcatattatcagttattcaaaataacaatgaaattacaagtacctggtaaggaagtcgacttgagccattactctgccttaaataagttcgtcttccttactgagcgcagcgttcctcttaagaggctgaacaactctaaggtgctgaagtatcaagggctgcaacccataccaaaggacctcatcacaacctttaacctcggcgcttctcaagaaagaattgaccacccgccaaatcaacaaggatgtggaaggcttcttagccgaccgtacaacccataaaaagtattcaagagaaaggttaaaaggttatgggattatgggaatgtagtggctgagccctcgcctactactgcattcgttgctacgaatggtcccagggtgtagcagtactcgtaaagagactggacatctttgagatagaatgatgcgaacactgacttgcttctccaataggttgcatccataacactctgcagagaatggctctgtttgaaggccactgaagtagccacagctctcacttcatgtgtccttaccttcagcaaagcaaggtcttcttccttcagatgagaatgtgcttctctaatcagaagcctgaatag comes from Palaemon carinicauda isolate YSFRI2023 chromosome 3, ASM3689809v2, whole genome shotgun sequence and encodes:
- the LOC137638369 gene encoding clumping factor A-like, whose product is MLRYIGARIYKKTPPVLWTSLVDAGSATNALIHRSQDLQEDSASLVDAGSVTNASIHRSQDLQEDSASLVDAGSVTNASIHRSQDLQEDSASLVDAGSVTNASIHRSQDLQEDSASLVDAGSVTNASIHQRQDLQEDPASLVDAGSATNASIHRSQDLQEDPASLVDAGSVTNASIHWSQDLQEDSASLVDAGSVTNASIHRSQDVQEDSTFYTKLMAWCVVISSAFLILLQSTPRHLSRAERVWNIKTKHLVMMNPSEILWSVAVTKRSNTPLTKRSNTP